A genomic region of Mustela erminea isolate mMusErm1 chromosome 12, mMusErm1.Pri, whole genome shotgun sequence contains the following coding sequences:
- the LOC116570559 gene encoding spermatogenesis-associated protein 31E1-like: protein MGSCEVSFPVAQKTPSYMSTVVQNLECHFLKKQLESGEVPPVVKRSQEVFSQGPPDLPQGGQAPEGHGSGSVLPGNLIDSELREQLEWHLWKRLVKQERRPPYRIQLSLKVQPHQKFQKVPQARSWHSPMSESESVDGSCTRRPVPGKSRGKDSRSSAGRTRKDLHRGTTSSPGKAPGRNREESDTDLRPSTSSADEMHPEKDLRAHFRKLGKSREGQVPLDVHPSRLTAHHASDLPGKPSPHGKPGKPALSKCWEPCMTTSHNFSILSPYTQRMLEAHIIRFRVKHQWGLPLKVLKPINLFKLKKGFLLSRSSCPLSASCVSKASSGTKFVGSSPQPYQGEVMKESYPTWEGPLGAPRPMCEEIQQALEGTSPGGGPPAGQEARPASRTFTYSFVGRIWHSETASRTLMNSTLESSPSPATATKEPRRANGGWASRDMTVLELNLEPQDLSAKEPREAEEIEEVPAWGVSLEPRVLVNNQGSCGKLRRSGSSGKSDSPPPPTKLVAQDPKELCLKAQHRGSEPQKLMETENWPRDATPTVLLQDCETGVLLQDCATEHLLQDSQSNVFLAAEVLASQGSLSGFQSGSSEDTSTSPVPRGQRSRGQSPHRQPGPLGLQHQWKSLSRLCVPPEGGESSRRSPSREPARESSELKLLQISEVRRPVQSQESAEASGSKACEISLKKEAAPPENYFRRRMKHLLQWFLPSKGKGLEDSLQKGKSSSSQGRGQVTGRSAMDSTSAKAQVVVTAVGQILEEKMVPHQGHRAPEFSWCQKDLQASAHPSVCYHRVLSYQEQRRVMRETASPQGTPRGHSYANKTEWMAWPFPARVPGGPGRPCQCGSLVPGPSGRTLQPHCPRHCLLQRYTAPGQPLCAAHAFPGRTTFLQEETQTVQRKTFFSHISTSPMG from the coding sequence ATGGGGAGCTGCGAGGTGTCTTTCCCTGTAGCCCAGAAGACACCATCTTACATGTCAACTGTCGTTCAAAACCTGGAATGTCACTTTCTGAAGAAGCAACTAGAAAGCGGTGAGGTACCCCCTGTGGTGAAAAGATCTCAGGAAGTCTTTAGCCAAGGTCCTCCCGACCTTCCGCAGGGTGGCCAGGCCCCCGAGGGCCATGGGTCAGGCTCTGTCCTTCCTGGGAACTTGATCGACTCTGAACTCCGGGAGCAACTGGAGTGGCACCTTTGGAAGAGACTCGTGAAGCAAGAAAGACGCCCACCCTACAGGATCCAGCTATCCCTGAAGGTACAGCCTCACCAAAAGTTCCAGAAGGTGCCCCAGGCTCGCAGCTGGCACAGTCCGATGTCCGAGTCTGAGTCTGTGGATGGAAGCTGCACACGAAGGCCTGTGCCAGGAAAAAGCCGGGGCAAGGATTCAAGGTCCAGTGCAGGGAGGACCCGGAAAGATCTACACAGGGGCACAACAAGCTCTCCAGGGAAGGCTCCAGGAAGAAATCGTGAGGAGTCAGACACAGACTTGAGGCCCTCCACAAGCAGTGCAGATGAGATGCATCCAGAAAAGGACCTGAGAGCCCATTTCAGGAAGTTAGGGAAGTCCAGAGAGGGTCAGGTCCCTTTGGATGTTCATCCTTCCAGGCTCACTGCCCACCACGCCTCGGACCTTCCTGGAAAGCCAAGCCCTCATgggaaacctggaaagccagcaCTTTCCAAGTGTTGGGAACCCTGCATGACCACCTCCCACAATTTTTCCATCCTCAGTCCGTACACTCAGCGGATGCTAGAAGCACATATCATAAGGTTTAGGGTGAAGCACCAGTGGGGCCTCCCACTCAAGGTTCTCAAGCCTATAAACCTCTTCAAGTTGAAGaagggcttcctcctctctcggtcctcctgtcccctctccgCCTCCTGCGTATCCAAGGCCAGCTCGGGGACCAAGTTCGTGGGAAGTTCTCCTCAGCCCTATCAAGGGGAGGTGATGAAAGAGTCTTACCCCACCTGGGAGGGTCCCCTTGGTGCTCCCCGGCCTATGTGTGAGGAAATCCAGCAGGCTCTAGAAGGGACATCACCTGGGGGTGGCCCTCCGGCTGGACAGGAGGCCAGGCCAGCTTCTCGGACCTTCACATACAGCTTTGTGGGCAGAATCTGGCACAGTGAGACTGCCTCAAGGACTCTTATGAACAGCACCTTGGAGTCAAGTCCAAGTCCAGCAACAGCCACGAAAGAGCCAAGGAGGGCGAATGGGGGTTGGGCCTCACGGGACATGACCGTGCTAGAGCTCAACTTAGAGCCCCAGGATTTGAGTGCCAAAGAGCCCAGGGAGGCGGAGGAGATTGAGGAGGTCCCTGCCTGGGGAGTCTCCTTAGAACCCCGTGTGCTGGTCAACAACCAAGGCTCCTGTGGCAAGCTGAGAAGATCAGGGTCTTCAGGGAAAAGCGATAGCCCCCCACCACCTACAAAGTTGGTAGCCCAAGACCCCAAAGAGCTATGCCTTAAGGCACAGCATAGGGGATCAGAGCCCCAGAAGTTGATGGAGACAGAGAACTGGCCTCGGGATGCCACCCCCACTGTGCTCCTTCAAGACTGTGAGACAGGGGTCCTCCTTCAAGACTGTGCCACTGAGCATCTCCTTCAAGACAGTCAGTCCAATGTGTTCCTCGCTGCTGAAGTCTTGGCTTCTCAGGGATCTCTGTCTGGCTTCCAGAGCGGTTCCAGTGAAGACACATCTACTTCCCCGGTGCCACGTGGCCAAAGATCCCGTGGCCAGAGCCCCCACAGGCAGCCGGGACCCCTGGGCCTGCAGCATCAGTGGAAGAGCCTGAGCAGGTTATGTGTCCCCCCCGAGGGGGGAGAGAGCTCCAGGAGGTCCCCCTCAAGAGAGCCTGCCAGAGAGTCATCGGAACTGAAGCTCCTCCAGATCAGTGAGGTGAGACGACCCGTCCAGAGCCAGGAGTCAGCAGAAGCTTCGGGAAGCAAGGCCTGTGAGATCTCGCTGAAGAAGGAGGCGGCGCCTCCGGAAAACTACTTCAGGAGAAGGATGAAACACCTGCTCCAGTGGTTCCTTCCCAGTAAAGGCAAAGGACTGGAAGATTCCCTTCAAAAGGGCAAGTCTTCGTCATCCCAGGGCCGTGGACAAGTCACAGGCAGGTCGGCCATGGACAGCACTTCTGCCAAGGCTCAGGTGGTCGTGACTGCTGTGGGGcagatcctagaggagaaaatggtGCCTCACCAGGGACACAGGGCCCCAGAGTTCAGCTGGTGCCAAAAGGATCTCCAGGCTTCAGCACACCCCAGTGTCTGCTACCACAGGGTCCTCTCCTACCAAGAGCAGAGGAGGGTGATGAGGGAGACAGCCAGCCCACAGGGCACCCCCAGGGGCCACAGCTATGCCAACAAGACAGAGTGGATGGCGTGGCCCTTCCCTGCCAGGGTGCCGGGGGGCCCAGGCAGACCCTGCCAGTGCGGGTCCCTGGTGCCGGGCCCTTCAGGCCGCACCCTGCAGCCCCACTGCCCCAGGCACTGCCTCCTTCAAAGATACACCGCACCCGGCCAGCCACTGTGTGCTGCTCACGCCTTTCCAGGGAGGACAACTTTCCTCCAAGAAGAAACGCAAACGGTGcagagaaaaacttttttttctcacattagCACATCCCCTATGGGCTAA